One genomic region from Candidatus Nitrospira nitrificans encodes:
- a CDS encoding bifunctional folylpolyglutamate synthase/dihydrofolate synthase translates to MIEYLYALQKHGIKLGLETMRILLDRVGNPHRALRVLHIGGTNGKGSTAAMVAAVLQHSGRRVGLYTSPHLIEFRERIRINGSMIAEHHVEELIARLRAVLDESLEPTFFEMTTALAFLHFAESEVDVAVLEVGLGGRFDATNVVEQPLASAITTIGLDHQEYLGHTEEAIAFEKGGIIKPGVPVVIGRVGQGAEDVLRRVAQDRAAPLWQLGRDFAVDGDHSERLTYRGPTRVWEGLTCGLAGRHQWDNAACALALLEAADRAGFAADAVAVRNGLRTVSWEGRLEVIGEYPQVVLDGAHNPAAAHALAEYFRDFSASHPTSRIILVWGMMRDKDRRGFIAPLLPCVSEIVLTQATLARSATVQELRATLREWQGPVLEAVLPMDALTVARSRAMPHDLICIAGSLMLLGDIKAAVRGCGLSPIRG, encoded by the coding sequence ATGATCGAGTACCTCTACGCGCTTCAGAAGCACGGCATTAAGCTGGGCCTGGAGACCATGCGGATTCTGTTGGACCGGGTCGGCAATCCTCATCGCGCGCTTCGCGTCCTTCATATCGGAGGCACCAACGGCAAGGGGTCGACGGCGGCGATGGTGGCGGCCGTCCTTCAGCATTCAGGCCGGCGGGTCGGGCTCTATACGTCTCCTCACCTCATCGAATTTCGGGAGCGGATTCGCATCAATGGATCCATGATTGCGGAGCACCACGTCGAGGAGTTGATCGCCCGATTGCGGGCCGTTCTCGACGAGAGCCTGGAACCGACGTTTTTTGAGATGACGACGGCTCTGGCATTCCTCCATTTCGCGGAATCGGAAGTCGATGTCGCCGTATTGGAAGTGGGGTTGGGCGGACGGTTCGATGCAACCAACGTCGTTGAACAACCGCTGGCCAGCGCGATCACGACCATTGGTCTGGACCATCAAGAATATTTGGGACACACGGAGGAGGCGATCGCATTTGAAAAAGGGGGCATCATCAAGCCTGGCGTCCCGGTTGTGATCGGCCGGGTGGGGCAGGGAGCGGAAGACGTGCTGCGCCGGGTGGCGCAGGATCGCGCAGCTCCCCTGTGGCAGCTTGGCCGGGACTTTGCTGTTGATGGAGATCACTCCGAGCGGCTGACGTATCGAGGACCGACTCGCGTGTGGGAGGGCCTGACCTGCGGCTTGGCGGGGCGTCACCAGTGGGACAATGCCGCTTGTGCGTTGGCGCTTCTTGAAGCGGCGGATCGGGCCGGATTTGCCGCGGATGCCGTAGCCGTTCGCAACGGCCTGCGCACGGTTTCCTGGGAAGGTCGTCTGGAAGTCATCGGCGAGTACCCCCAGGTTGTGCTCGACGGCGCCCATAACCCTGCCGCCGCTCATGCGCTCGCGGAGTATTTCAGAGACTTTTCCGCCAGTCACCCGACATCACGAATTATCCTCGTATGGGGTATGATGCGGGATAAAGATCGCCGGGGATTTATCGCGCCACTCTTACCCTGTGTGTCGGAAATCGTGCTGACGCAGGCGACCCTCGCGCGCTCCGCGACGGTCCAAGAACTCCGCGCAACGCTGCGTGAATGGCAAGGGCCGGTGCTCGAGGCCGTTCTTCCCATGGACGCGTTGACCGTGGCCAGGAGCCGGGCCATGCCTCACGATCTCATCTGTATCGCGGGATCGTTGATGCTCCTCGGGGATATCAAAGCGGCAGTGCGTGGCTGTGGGCTGTCACCGATTCGTGGCTAG
- the accD gene encoding acetyl-CoA carboxylase, carboxyltransferase subunit beta codes for MAWFKKEKPAESVPPPRSKGSEGMWLKCNHCREIVYRKEVDRNNKVCPKCDYHFPISVTERIGLLIDLGTFKEWDAGLEAQDPLSFQDTKSYRDRVKAHQEKTGRKDALVIGEGLVNGRRVVLCVFDFSFMGGSMGSVVGEKLCRAIDRALELKLSVILVTASGGARMQEGILSLMQMAKTSAAVAKLGEAKLPFISILSDPTFGGVTASVAMLGDVIIAEPKALIGFAGPRVIEQTIKQQLPDQFQRAEFLLEHGMIDMIVERKRLKETVGTLVNHF; via the coding sequence ATGGCGTGGTTTAAGAAAGAAAAGCCCGCAGAATCCGTTCCGCCGCCACGTTCGAAAGGCAGCGAGGGGATGTGGCTCAAGTGCAATCATTGCCGGGAGATCGTGTACCGTAAGGAGGTCGATCGGAACAACAAAGTCTGTCCGAAGTGCGATTATCATTTTCCGATCTCGGTCACTGAACGGATTGGATTGCTCATCGATCTCGGGACGTTCAAGGAATGGGATGCGGGTTTAGAAGCGCAGGATCCTTTGAGTTTTCAAGATACCAAGTCGTATCGAGATCGGGTCAAGGCCCATCAAGAAAAGACCGGCCGAAAGGATGCGCTCGTCATCGGCGAAGGCCTGGTCAACGGACGTCGGGTGGTGCTCTGTGTCTTCGATTTTAGTTTTATGGGCGGGAGTATGGGGTCTGTGGTCGGGGAAAAGCTCTGTCGCGCGATTGATCGGGCATTGGAGCTGAAACTGTCGGTCATCCTGGTCACCGCGTCCGGGGGCGCGCGGATGCAGGAAGGCATCCTCTCGTTGATGCAGATGGCCAAGACCTCGGCGGCGGTCGCGAAGCTGGGCGAGGCCAAACTGCCGTTTATCTCGATTCTTTCCGATCCGACGTTCGGCGGCGTCACAGCCAGCGTGGCGATGTTGGGCGATGTCATCATTGCGGAGCCGAAAGCGTTGATCGGCTTTGCCGGACCTCGTGTCATCGAACAAACCATCAAGCAACAGTTGCCGGATCAGTTCCAACGGGCCGAGTTTCTTCTCGAACACGGCATGATCGATATGATCGTCGAGCGCAAGCGTCTCAAGGAGACGGTCGGCACCCTCGTGAATCATTTTTAG
- a CDS encoding LPS-assembly protein LptD, translating to MAGPLAWVRRRLVLIVAILSLVPFPGAAADDRTGAGASPAGSAPLDITAERIDYRQDQEVYEANGSVVIRQGAITLTADHATIQVLPGILTAVGHVHLTDPQADVTAERMELNVNTEAGVATHAQLYAPTTNSSISGRLLQRFSEYHYRVKDGRFTNCDAQDGEVPAWRFRFKDLDLTMGDTLGVKGGWFCVLDVPTIPLPTFSFPMTKRQTGFLIPAPSYDTRFGFHLKQSFFWAINPSQDLTVTPSYYSDLGYGSDFEYRYVLDRRSRGKWYVSYLQQTQLPNVSGITDTGEDVKQARAALIGTHTQYLTDTLLLRASANLVTDPNYFQQLSNSGILRASPSSESNLLMTQRFSYGNLYLLGLYLQPLQAGGKDTFQRLPEVGYSLPSVSLFNSPILLGMEGNYVNFYRDQGFSLNRINVVPSISTDILQLGHMVGIRPQAKFREVYYSRGAQSDEGQHRETFWLGVDATSKVTRRFSLADGSNLLHTLEPTVMYEYVPSTDQSKVTQIDQVDDLPKKNLLTYLLRSRVLESGKTNAFNWLDLTLAQSYHVGDAQTLAREFTPGVAPFLGSFTQPLQPATVPIQGKKFSDIWMRAVIGNNLPTLMTTAWLETPVVGRAAQAWALRPPINRYLTVDAFFDPYQPGVSQFNTDLRFQEGTNWYFEVGQRYTRDGNRVRRGDVWNPISFNEVFAPTREIQFVTMGGAFRTPWGWTLGAKAYYDVKNGRSPELDAVALYQNPCRCWSVGLYYLKFPDREQYSFMLSLTGIGWTESAGTVVMRTLLSPLLWGERGLPWATLGGPYGIPPPAPETAAPLPGVRSGR from the coding sequence ATGGCGGGTCCTCTCGCGTGGGTCCGCCGCCGGCTCGTTCTCATTGTCGCCATCCTCTCTCTCGTTCCCTTTCCCGGAGCAGCGGCGGACGACCGAACGGGGGCAGGAGCGTCGCCTGCCGGTTCGGCTCCTCTCGATATCACGGCCGAGCGAATCGACTATCGACAAGATCAAGAGGTGTATGAAGCAAACGGATCGGTGGTGATTCGGCAGGGGGCGATCACGCTCACGGCTGACCACGCCACCATTCAAGTCTTGCCGGGGATTCTCACCGCCGTCGGCCATGTTCATTTAACGGACCCGCAGGCCGATGTGACGGCTGAACGAATGGAGCTCAATGTTAATACGGAAGCCGGGGTGGCGACACATGCCCAGCTCTACGCTCCGACAACCAACTCATCGATATCCGGCCGCCTCCTGCAGAGATTTTCCGAATACCATTACCGAGTCAAAGACGGCCGCTTCACGAATTGTGATGCGCAAGATGGAGAAGTGCCGGCATGGCGCTTTCGGTTTAAGGATCTGGATCTGACCATGGGGGACACGTTGGGAGTCAAGGGCGGGTGGTTTTGTGTCTTAGACGTGCCGACGATTCCGCTCCCCACCTTCTCTTTTCCCATGACCAAACGACAAACCGGTTTTTTGATTCCGGCCCCGAGTTATGACACTCGATTTGGGTTCCACCTGAAGCAGAGTTTTTTTTGGGCGATCAATCCGAGTCAGGATCTGACGGTCACACCGTCCTATTACAGCGACCTCGGATATGGGTCTGATTTTGAATATCGGTATGTCTTGGACCGGCGGTCTCGAGGCAAGTGGTACGTGAGTTACCTGCAACAGACGCAGCTTCCCAATGTCTCCGGCATCACGGACACCGGGGAAGATGTCAAGCAGGCACGAGCGGCACTCATCGGAACCCATACACAATATCTCACTGATACGTTGCTGCTCCGTGCCAGCGCCAACTTGGTCACCGATCCGAACTATTTCCAACAGCTGAGCAATTCAGGGATACTCCGCGCCTCGCCGAGCAGCGAATCGAACCTCTTGATGACCCAGCGCTTCTCCTACGGCAACCTGTATCTTCTGGGCCTGTATCTGCAACCGTTACAAGCCGGAGGAAAGGATACGTTTCAACGCCTTCCGGAAGTTGGCTATAGCCTTCCCTCCGTCTCACTATTCAATTCGCCTATCTTGCTGGGCATGGAAGGGAACTACGTCAATTTTTATCGCGATCAAGGATTTTCGCTGAATCGGATCAATGTCGTTCCCAGTATTTCGACGGACATTCTGCAGCTCGGGCATATGGTCGGGATTCGACCGCAAGCGAAGTTTCGTGAGGTCTATTACAGCAGAGGGGCGCAATCGGATGAAGGTCAACATCGGGAGACGTTTTGGTTGGGGGTGGATGCCACATCGAAAGTGACGCGCCGATTTTCCCTTGCCGACGGAAGCAATCTGTTGCATACCCTCGAGCCCACGGTCATGTACGAATATGTGCCGTCGACTGATCAATCGAAAGTGACGCAAATCGACCAAGTGGACGACCTTCCGAAGAAGAATTTGCTGACCTATCTGCTGCGCAGTCGCGTGCTGGAATCCGGGAAGACGAATGCGTTCAACTGGCTCGATCTCACGTTGGCTCAGAGCTATCACGTCGGCGATGCACAGACGCTGGCCAGGGAGTTCACGCCGGGCGTCGCCCCTTTCCTCGGATCGTTCACCCAGCCGCTCCAGCCGGCCACGGTGCCCATCCAAGGCAAGAAGTTTTCCGATATCTGGATGCGGGCCGTGATCGGCAACAATCTGCCGACGTTGATGACGACGGCGTGGTTGGAGACCCCGGTCGTCGGACGTGCGGCGCAGGCGTGGGCTCTTCGACCGCCGATCAACCGGTATCTGACGGTCGATGCGTTCTTCGATCCCTACCAGCCTGGGGTGAGTCAATTCAATACGGATCTTCGATTTCAAGAGGGCACCAACTGGTATTTCGAAGTGGGTCAGCGGTACACGAGAGATGGGAACCGGGTCCGGCGAGGCGACGTCTGGAACCCGATCTCATTCAACGAGGTATTTGCTCCGACGAGGGAAATTCAGTTTGTGACCATGGGGGGGGCGTTCCGTACCCCCTGGGGGTGGACGCTCGGAGCCAAGGCCTACTACGATGTCAAAAATGGACGAAGTCCGGAGTTGGACGCCGTCGCCTTGTATCAGAATCCGTGCAGGTGTTGGTCGGTGGGCCTGTATTACTTGAAGTTTCCGGACCGTGAGCAATACAGCTTTATGTTGAGCCTCACGGGAATCGGTTGGACCGAAAGCGCCGGGACTGTCGTCATGCGGACTCTCTTGAGCCCGCTTCTGTGGGGTGAACGGGGTCTCCCGTGGGCGACGCTGGGCGGACCCTATGGGATTCCTCCGCCGGCGCCTGAGACAGCCGCTCCGTTGCCGGGAGTGCGCAGCGGACGGTGA
- the trxA gene encoding thioredoxin: MISTLKEGADVAGDALKVEDSTWDAEVMKASELVMVDFWAVWCGPCQMVAPIVDELAKEYAGKLKVRKLNTDENPEVAGRYQVMSIPTILFFKNGQPVEKLVGARPKRQFKEMIDSLLAQHAGMA, from the coding sequence ATGATCTCAACCCTGAAGGAGGGCGCAGACGTGGCTGGTGACGCCTTGAAAGTCGAAGATTCCACTTGGGATGCCGAAGTGATGAAGGCCTCCGAACTCGTCATGGTCGATTTTTGGGCGGTATGGTGCGGCCCTTGCCAAATGGTAGCTCCCATCGTCGACGAATTGGCAAAAGAATATGCCGGGAAGCTGAAGGTTCGAAAACTGAACACCGACGAGAATCCTGAGGTGGCGGGTCGTTACCAGGTGATGAGTATCCCCACCATTCTTTTCTTTAAGAACGGCCAGCCGGTTGAGAAGCTGGTGGGTGCCAGGCCAAAGCGCCAGTTCAAAGAAATGATCGACTCACTACTCGCTCAGCATGCCGGGATGGCCTAG